GTCGAACCCCGAGTCCCGAATCCCGAACCCCTACGAATGGAACCCCGATTGCCCAATCCCCATTGCCCATCACCGAGCTTCTCCTGCCAACATCCTTAGGAGAATTGCGAACGGCGCTGCCAAGTGTGTATCAAGTGTCGGCAAATGGAACACGAAATGAAATCGAAGCGTCCTTTCAACTAACCGACAAGAACACCTTCGGCATCACACTACCTAACGGTTACAACCCCGACCATTCCTTGCGCATTGATCCCCTCATCTACAGCACATTTTTAGGGGGAAGTAGTGGAAGTGAGTATGGACTAAGTTTGGTTAGCGACAATATCGGCGGTGTATTTGTCAGTGGATCGTCTAATAGCGTAGACTTCCCAATTACTCCCGGTGCTTACGATTCCACGATGAGAAATCACCCTTGTTTCGTTACCCATTTGAGTAGTGATGGTACGCAAATTCTATCAAGCACGTTTATTGGTGGTACCGGTGGTGAACAACCCTATGGGATAGCGAACGATGGAAGCGGAGGAGTTATCATCGCTGGAAACACGTACAGTTATGACTACCCTATAACTTTATGGGCATTTGACCCAACGTTTAATGGAATGCACACCAATTGTTTTGTCACTCGATTGAATAGTAGCGGTTCCCAGCTTATCTATAGTACCTATCTTGGTGGAAGTAACGGGACTGAGAGCCAAGCATTAGCGCTTGCTGGCGATGGGAATGGCGGTGCAATCATCACTGGATATACCGGAAGTAACGACTTTCCATCAACTCAAAACGCCTATGACAATACTTACAATGGCGCTTTTGACTGCTTTGTTACATATCTAAATAATACCGGTAGAGGTTTACTCTTTAGCACATTTCTTGGTGGCAGCGACGACGATGTGGAAGCTGCAATCGACCGAACGAACAATGGTGAAATCTATCTTACCGGTGGCACTCGTTCCAGCAATTTTCCCACGACTCCGAACACGTATGATAGTTTGTTTAATGGAGTGCGCGATTGTTTCCTCGTGAAACTCAATTCTACCGGTTCGCAGCTTGAATATAGCACCTTTGTGGGTGGTACCGGCGACGATATGGGACACGGCATCGCAGTAGACGTAGATGGTATTGTTGCAGTTACCGGTGGGGTGCGAGGCAATGACTTCCCGACTACGACTGGTGCATTCGATACCTCCTACAATGCGAGTATCTCTGATTGCTTCTTGCTAAAAATGAACTGCACTACCTCACAATTGCTTGCCAGTACTTTTCTTGGCGGGAATGGTCTTGACCAAGGTGAATCTATCGTAATTAATCCCGGTAATGGCAGTTTAGTAGTCGTTGGTGAGACAAGTAGCTCCAATTTTCCTTGTTCAAGTAATTCTATTGATACAACATTTAGTGGTGGGACTTATGATGGTTTTGTGAGTCAGTTTGACAGCACCTTATCAACCCTTTTATATAGTACTTATCTTGGTGGTGCAAGTATAGATGTTGCGTGCGATATCGTTTATACCGGGAATGACAGCATTATTGCTTATGGATTTACTGAAAGTTCAAATTTTCCGACCACAACCGCGGCATTTGACTCTACCTATAATGGTGGCTCCGATTGCTTCGTCACGAAGCTAAGTTTACGAGCCGACACCAGTGATGTTGCCTCGGAACATCTTTTTCTTCCTTTAAGGTTTTCATTGTATCAAAACTACCCCAACCCCTTCAATTCCTCGACATCGATTTCTTATTCACTACCGAAACCGGGGAATGTTGACCTAAGACTGTTCGATATCACAGGTCGGGAAGTCGCTACTCTCGTAAATCAAAAACAAGAAACCGGAAGTTATCGCGTGACATTCGATGGCAAGAATCTTTCGTCGGGGACCTATTTCGTACGGATGCAAGCCGGAGAATTTGTCAAGACACAGAAAATGGTGCTCTTAAGGTGAAAGGTGTAGGGTGTAAGGTGAAGGGGATCGAAAAAAATGGTGAAGGGTGAAAGGTGTAAGGTGAAGGGGGAAGGGTGAAAGGTGAAAGAGTCGGCGCGGTTGTCAACCGCGCATTTTTATTGGAAGAGCACAAAGGGCGGCTGCCAGCCGCCCCTACGATAGCAAATGGGATTGCTTCGCTACGCTCGCAAAGACAATCGCAGACAAGATTGTCTGCGCTACAAATGGAACGGGTTTGGAAACCCGTAACCACCAACCCAAAATTCAACCAAAGACGGGTTTGGAAACCCGTAGCAACCAGTACAAAACAACCAACACAAACCACCAATACAAAATAAAAAAGGGCGAACACGAGGTTCACCCTTACACGTACGATGCATTAAAGATGCATAAAATCAATCCTCGTCGTCGAGCTCCCACGGTTTCTTCTCTTTTTTCTCTTTCTTCTCAGCGGCAGCGAGATCATTGTCATTGATTTCATCCTCGGAGGCAAGCCACTCCGGAATTCCAATGCCAGCTTCTTCCTGTTTTTTTGCATTCTCTTCGGCCGCATCGCTCAACTGCTTATCGGCATTCACCAGATGTTCGACATCGAGGGGTATCGTATTCGGATCGTCAAACATCCACGGTTTTGAGGTTTCGCCGTCGCCAGTAAATTTTCTGATTTTCTTTCCCTCTTCATCCATTTCCCATGGTTTCAACTCTTCCTGTTTGGCAAGTCCTTCGTCGGCGAGTTTGAGAACCATTCCGGAAGATTTCTTTGTATGCTCATCGTGGTGTCTTACTTCAGCCGACGGCGGTTTGGCAATCTTCTTGCAGATCGGACATGGGTAATCGTGATGGTTGGGAGTATAGGGGTGTTTGGTGTTGTCGAGGTAACCATTCCCGCGGTAACGATGGTAATCGCGACAGCATC
This bacterium DNA region includes the following protein-coding sequences:
- a CDS encoding T9SS type A sorting domain-containing protein, with the translated sequence RTPSPESRTPTNGTPIAQSPLPITELLLPTSLGELRTALPSVYQVSANGTRNEIEASFQLTDKNTFGITLPNGYNPDHSLRIDPLIYSTFLGGSSGSEYGLSLVSDNIGGVFVSGSSNSVDFPITPGAYDSTMRNHPCFVTHLSSDGTQILSSTFIGGTGGEQPYGIANDGSGGVIIAGNTYSYDYPITLWAFDPTFNGMHTNCFVTRLNSSGSQLIYSTYLGGSNGTESQALALAGDGNGGAIITGYTGSNDFPSTQNAYDNTYNGAFDCFVTYLNNTGRGLLFSTFLGGSDDDVEAAIDRTNNGEIYLTGGTRSSNFPTTPNTYDSLFNGVRDCFLVKLNSTGSQLEYSTFVGGTGDDMGHGIAVDVDGIVAVTGGVRGNDFPTTTGAFDTSYNASISDCFLLKMNCTTSQLLASTFLGGNGLDQGESIVINPGNGSLVVVGETSSSNFPCSSNSIDTTFSGGTYDGFVSQFDSTLSTLLYSTYLGGASIDVACDIVYTGNDSIIAYGFTESSNFPTTTAAFDSTYNGGSDCFVTKLSLRADTSDVASEHLFLPLRFSLYQNYPNPFNSSTSISYSLPKPGNVDLRLFDITGREVATLVNQKQETGSYRVTFDGKNLSSGTYFVRMQAGEFVKTQKMVLLR